The DNA sequence CTTCTTTTGTTGGTTCTATGAGTGAACTCTTTGTTAGCTCAATGCTGCTACAACAATGCATTTATCTGGTTACTCTGTTTACCTGTTGTTTTTCTTAGTTTATCTTGCCGATTGACGAAATTCCTCCACCACATTGGATACTCTCTCAAAACGCTAGGTGATTTGTTGAAGAGATTGGTATGGTAGTGGCACTTTGCCATCTGATTGGAGATGGTTCATATACTGCATGATAGAGTTAAATGCACCATTAGATCATACAAGCAGCTTCGTAAGAAAGTTATTAGCTTGCAAGAGgagccaaaaagaaagaatcttGACAAGGTAATAGCTGCCTAAGTGTGGGGCTCCTCAGCTTGATTGGAATAGGCAGAGCCACATAAATTCATAGTTATGGCTGTCTTTCTTGTTCTCCATGATTGTATACGTCCCTGCTTGTGTGCCATTTTGTTTGACTGTCATGTGGTCCGTTCAATTACTATGAACTGATTGGCTAGTTAAATCTTATGCCTGGGCTGTTTTAAATGTTAACAGTAAAGATATTGGATCTTATCAATGAAGTTATTGATTGATATGTTTGTATGCTGATCCCGTTGGGACGTTGGGAGTTGGGATCATGAGGTGGTTAGATATGTCTTGACATTGTtgaaatatttctttatttcggGTATCTACAGGACTGGTGGCTTTCTCGATCCCTCGTtcatttctattctttctttttcttttcttctctttttttgtggGGGCCTCACTACTTGTTTTCTTAGGAGTTGAAGAGATGTGCAAAGAATTGGAAGGAGGACAAtggataaatattttttttcgggaATTAGTGTGGTTTCTTTCTGTTGGATCAGCTTATGATGGTACTTTGGGTCTTATCATCATCATATCACCATCATGTGAAAATGTCAAAAGTAGTCCACTGCAGGAGTCTCTTTGTTTAAGAATGACATGTATATTTGTTCTTCGGCATGGCACGATTCCTTCACACGCACACTATTAGTTTGTTGCTTGTTTTGAGGCTTCAAAACATCGGGTCTCTAGGATGTCTGTTGTGCAAAAGAGGGGTCTAGAAACTTTTTTACCTCTTTAATATCCAATAACAGGCTGGGGAGAGAGATCTTTCTTTTGTTGGAAAGGTAGCTATATGTTTAAGCTACTGTTTCTTGCTTCTCTATGCATTTAAATTCTGTGTAATAGGTGTAGCCTTGAATTTACATTACTTCGTAAAAAAATAAGTATGTCATTCTTTACGTGGTGGGATAGAGTAGACTTCATGTTACTCATCTGCTATGTTGTAAATTGTTCAGTTGGTTGGTGGTTGGCGTCCTGTTAAGTGTCGAGGGAAAGGTGCCATTTCAGTTCAGCATGTTTACAAGCTGTGTTGTGTAACAGCTTGTATCGTGCTAGATGAAAAGCTTCTTTTTCTCCATTGAATTATATGGTATTTAATTGTTTGATGGAAACTGCGGAGCTTGCTTACCCCATGTGCCATATGCAGCCCGTGATGGGGAATAGTTTTAGGCTCATTGTTCATATGTGATATCATTTGAAATGAGAGCTGCAAGTTCCATGGCAATTGTGATGTTTCCATTGTTTGCACTTTCGACTGTGTGGGGTAAAAAATGTAAGAGAAAGAAGAGCTTCTTTCTTGTGGTAAAAGGTCATTGTGTTTTCTTATGTTGGTCTCTCTGCCTCGGCTTTTCTGCTCCAATTAGACTGTGAGATACATGATTGTGAGAGTTATCTTGTTTGATTCTGGAAGTTGAGGAAATTGGATGTGATCGTAGGGTCGCTTACATAGCAGAGATGCTTGATAAGTTTACCACTGTGGTGAGGTTTGGCAGTAGCTATGTTGTGGGATTCTCCAGTAGTTGTGACTGAATTGTCCGGTGCCATACTACAAAAACAGTTGTGGGGGGGTTGAATCCTTTTCTGTGTTTTGGATTCCGATTTGTCGTGAGGCAACATACTCGGATCGTGTTTTGCAGGGGCAATTGTTTTGCAGTGTTGGTTTAAGTCTGAATTTTCTTGGTCCCAAAGGGCGTATTTCACGTACTCGGATTGTGTTTAGCGGAAGCAATTGTTTTGCAGTGTTGGATTCAATCTGAATTTGCCTGGTCCCGAAGGGCTTGTTGCGTGCTGCACGTCGCACCATAGTGTGTGCTCATGGAATTGAGGAACTGCCATTTTGATGTCGATCTGGATGGTCATCTTGTTCCATCAGCTGACCTGATCTGTCGTGAAAAATATGATGGGATGCATGCTCCAAGCCAAAGAGTGCCAAACAATGATATGGTTGGAGGATCAAGCATCTTGAAAATCCTAGGACGAGCCTTCTTGCATCCCATTTTTTTCTGTTGCTTAGGCGAAAAGGTGAATTTAGAGCGCGTTGTGATGCTTACGATTAGGCAGATCGTTATTTCAAAATGACTCGTCTAGGGGACGCAACTCCATTCTTAAATTTGTCGACCATGCTGTTCGTGAATAGTGGGGATGGAGCTGTTCCAGACGCAccagaacaaaaaatattttcgtcatctgcgaaaatatttggacatagATTATTATCGGTGATGAAATTttgtcattgattaattattatttttagtaatatgaggaaacatttttaggaaaatatcttttgacatcctttatttttctaaacaaaCAGAGCGTAATAAGCAAAATGGAGTATTCGATTTGACGAGGTATCTACAACCATTTTTATGCTTAGAATAACAAGTAAAAATGTTTcagagaattttaattttatgtaTCGGAACAAACATTCACGGTCATTCGCCTTTTCACCTTTCACAATTGCTCTTGTATGTTTGCACTTTTTTCCAAAGCATTTATTCTAAGTACGTACCTTCCCATATTTCTCAAGTGTAACCGATTAAATCACTATTGCTCGCATTTTATAAACTtccatttttttgctcaaatggCGTCATGTGCATGCGAATTTCAGTGGGATTGCTCGATTAAATTTAAGAGTTAATATCACCAAAactctcaaattgatatacttataataaatttatttcaaattatttttttgactaccaaaaaatctcaatttggtgcatttgtcataaatttatcccaaaatggTATagttatgacaaatttatcctttgttatttttcgttaaattttatcatcaaattgctaaattgGATGGCATGTGACAATTGTTGAGTGTATACgttaccctctgtttgttataggtgtactaatttggagtttttcgtgatattaactcaatttaatgaaaactaacaaagggtaaatttatcaaatatgtaTCTtgcggtaaaaaaaattaatttgagataaatttgtcacggttgcaccaatttatgatttttggtggtcaaaaaaataatttggggtaaatttgtcaaatgtatATCCGTTTGGAGTTCttgatggttaaaaaaattattttgggtaaatttatcacaaatgtaccgatttgtgatttttcgtggtcCTATGAACGGATAGACAAGTTGAAAGGCTCGGCCCGCCCAATTTTTATCCGGCCCGAGCCCGCCCGACGATCGCCTCTGATTACATCATGCATGCGTCACTCTTGCGGTCGGACAAAATACCTTCTCCGTTCAAGCACAGCGAGTGACACAACCGTCAAGAACTTTCGCTCCACCGCCTCAGCCGAGCTACCGAACACAAGTTCGGGTCGACTGATCACGTCTCTCCTCGTTCCCCGCGCAAAGCGAAACGGAGAGCCGTTTCgaaggcggagagagagagatggaaggaGATGGCAAGGGGGACGCGGACAAGTCCCCCGCCTATTCGCAGCAGACCGGTAATTCCCCTCCTGAAGCCCTCAAATCCTCTCTTTCCTGCACGGCACTGAATGTTCAAGTCGTTCCATTGATGTCGCCTTGCGATTGTATGcgcttttgatttgatttgatttgatgtcTGACGGGGGGTGCGAGGGAGGAGATGGAGGACGGTCTTCGAATTGCCGCTCGCGTCCCGTCGCCACGGCATTCGCAATCTAAATGCCGGGTTCCTCTTGATTTATCCGTTTGGGCCCCTCCGCGGGAAAAAAGCTCCAATTTTTGCAGTTTGCTTGGTGGTGGAGTCTTGATTGATCGACATTTGCGCGTGCTAATGCTCGTGACTCTATGTTGTCTCTCACTTTACGTGGTCTTCGTCATTGGCTTAGGTTTATCTTTAGTGCATTTATCCGCTGATTTGTGTATTCGATGCTTACACGGCTCGGAGTGTACTGGACTTGATGATCATGTGTTTGGTGGTTGTGTTTGGGCTGACATTGAGGGTCCAAAAAACATGTAGCCATTTTGTCATTCTAGCAAAAAGTTATCAGGGAGGGTGacaggattttttttgttttgcacgGTATGGCGTGGGGTGCGTACTTTTTTTACGGTTAAAATTTGATGGTGCACTCTGACCGGGATTCTTCTTGTCTTTGTAACTCGAACTGACAGTTTCCGAGGACGATGAAATAGACTACTCTGTCAAACCTGAGTTTTATGATCCAGATCTAGATGATAAAGATGAGCTATGGATTGAGAAGAGGCGTAAAGGGCATGGAACCGATGCCGTGTTGAGCTGCCCTGCTTGTTTCACTACCCTCTGCCTGGAGTGTCAAAGGTTCTGATTGGAATGTCTGTACAACTCGAGGATTGTATGGATGTTATCTGAATTGATATGGGACCTGAAGTATGTGCGCGTGCGTGCACTCGCTGGGGTCAATGCACACAAAAGTACTCGCACTTACCCAAATATCCGATTATGGTTTTGGAGGTTCCTTTCCTATATGCCTCTTCCCTTCCTGTTCCTCTACCTCTTTTGGAATTGTTCCATCCAAAGGGGCAAGAGAAAGGCGAGGTTTGGTTTGCAAAGTTATTGGTTTATGATGGTTTTTGGCAGTTATGGCAAATATTCATAGGCTATAAGTTGCATTTTCTGCAACAATCTCTCAGGAAACGTTTAGGACAGTCTAAATTATTACAAGGTTCAGTTCTCTAAATTATAtgttttggggaaaaaataaaggtatCAACTTATGCTGTCTTCTCCAcgatgaaaaagaaattcaatagTCAACAGTCTCACTTGGAAAATTTATGCCAaactattttctcttttgtgaGGAACAGGAAGCTTATATAGAATGATTCTTTAGCCTGAAACTTCATTTGGATTGCTTAGACACATTTGCAAAGCTTTTGGTTGTGTTTAGATTTACTCAGAGTGAAACTCGCAGACGGTTAGCACTACTTTACTTTATGCCTGCAACTTGCCTATTTCTTCGTAGCTATGACTTTGGGACAAATAAACTAGCAATTTCTCCTGAAGACTGATAGACAGTGTAGTCACGATGCAGGAATAACCTTGCATGGGTGATGTTCTTATCCTTTACTTACTGCTTTGTTCAAGCCACTGTAGAGTTGCACTTTCAGTAGTCAAATGCTGCTTGCCATGATGCTTTTTCGGTTAGAGAATAGTCTTCCGTAATACTCTTTCATCAAGAGTATCTCATACACCCACCTTTTATCACttttatttccctttctgatACTACACTTGTTTTGAGTGATTGTTTAACGATGTAAACTCGAGTGTCTAAAATCCAGTTTGATGTACGTGGAACATGACCTTATGTTTGAGAGTCTCCCCTTTTCTCGTACTGATGGCTGATGCCGAAATGAAATTGAAACAGAACTCATTCAGGATTTTGTGTAGGCATGAGAAGTATATCACCCAATACAGAGCAATCTTTGTCATGAATTGTGAGGTTATGAAAGAGAAGGCTCAGCCGCCAAGCATCGCGCGCCCAAAAAGCCGGAAAAGAGGGAGAGGATCTGCCACACCTGATGCTTGCCCTGCCACTGCCAGCAGCGAAACCCTCAAGCACGTCTGCTGTTCCATCTGCTCCACAGAGGTCGGCGTGATGGACGAAGAGGAGATCTATCACTTCTACAATGTTCTCCCTAGCGAGTCTTGACTTGCCCGAGTCTCATCTCATCTTCCAATGCTGGCTTTGTGCACTCGTCTCTCATGTCCTGGGAGTTTTGAAAGTTGAAGGTCATTGAGCTTGTTGTGATGCCAAGGTTTTTCAATAGAAAAAAGGTCTTTTCAAGGGCATATGCATATGCTTTTGGAGCTGTACTTCTGTAAGCTAGGGGGAGCCTTTGCATTTCAATTGCAATCTAATCTATCAAATTTTGTCGGTTCCGATGATGACGACTCTGCGGTCAATTGCTTAATTCGgatgtgcaaaaaaaaattcattctaaGAGATggtgaaaatgaaaaggagaggaaaagagaTGCCCCCATGCAGGATCGAACTACAGACCTTCAGTTTACAAGACTGACGCTCTACCACTGAGCTATAGGGGCTCATTTTTGCACCCGCTTTCTACggaaattttataatttgtttatcAGTTTAATAATGGCATCTCGCCACAATTTCTAGAAAGTAGAAGCATAGGTTCAAGCAGTagcaggggagagagagaaagagagacgaagaagaagaaaacggaCACAGGGAGAGAGATGGCGGCGGCGAAGGGAGGAGTGGCGATGGAGTTGGAGAAGATGAGCGTGGAGCAGCTGAAGGCGATCAAGGAGCAGACGGATCTGGAGGTCAACCTCCTCCAGGACAGCCTCAACAACATCCGCTCCGCCACCTCCCGCCTCGAGTCCGCCTCCTCCGCCCTCCACGACCTCTCCCTCCGCCCTCAAGGCCACCCCATGCTCGTCCCCCTCACCGCCTCCCTCTACGTCCCCGGCGCCCTCGACGACTCCGACAAGGTCCTCGTCGACGTCGGCACCGGCTACTTCATCGAGGTCCCGAATCTTTTGTCCTCGCTTTGCCGATGTTGGTTGGCTTTCGATCGATTTGTGCTTGATTTTGACTCTGTTCTCGTGTTCTCCGCGCGTGTATGTGGATTAGAAAACGATGGCCGAAGGCAAGGATTACTGCGAGCGCAAGATCAATCTGCTCAAATCTAATTTCGATCAGCTCATCGAGGTGCGGATCTCCTGATTTTGCCATTATTCTTATTTGAAGCATTCTGTGCAGTGGATGAGTCATAAATTATGCGTAGAGATTTTGAAAGTACGGTGATATGAGCTGCCCTGTGATTGCTTCCTTGGCATTGTCATTGTCATGTTGGTATGCTATGCTGGAATCCTTCTCAGCGGGAAACGTAATTGGGCTTGGAAAATGTGTGTTTTCCTGTGGAGCTAGGCTTCTTATTATCCTTTGCAGTATTGAACGGAAAGGACCTGGGATTTGTTTCACAGTAGATGATGGGGCTTCACTACCGTAAACGTAAATGTTTTCTCTTTTGCTAAGTACTTTCATAACAGGGTCTCTTGTTCACTAACAACTCCGAATGATCGATATGGTGAACTATTCTGCATAAAATAAAGGGGATCAATGTAGAGCACTagtgggttaaaaaaaaatgtagagcACTAGAGCACTGGGCACTTAATTCTCTAAATAGAAAAGGGTTGGATGGTATTTCGCAATCCACGTCAATTATGATGGGGGAAGATGCAAGTTTTTGGATGCTTGATATAGTAGAGTCGACAATCCTTCCCCGTTTGCCCGTTGTCCTTTTACTTGGTTGAGCTGAAAGTTCGAAAAGGCAGCAAAGACCTGGTGCTTAATGATTTGTTAGGGGACATTTGCGCCGGTTATCCACTTGTTAAGAGCTTCTCTTTTTGGTTTCAAAAGTTGAAATACCACAGAAGATATAATTTGTAAGCTGGAAGGATCCGGAAACTCAGTTTTGTATGATATAAAACTAAGTACTTAGATTAAACAATGAAATACTAGTCTGACAACAAGAAAACATTATAAACATGAAACAGACGGGGCAAATCTTTGCTAACATTAATCGCTGCGCTTGAAATTCACAGAGTTAAAATAAGTAAGCACTTGAAGTTTACTTCTGgcttattttttcttcaaatagaGTGGTACGTTGTCCTATGTGAGGAGCGAAAAATACTAGTTGACACTAAAATCATGacattgctttaaaaaaaaaaaaaagaatgaagaagcaAGTTGAGATTAAGAACGAAAATATAACATATGTGATATGTGATAGGAGTGAGTGAAGACTAGTCTTGCTACCTAGACAATTGAGTAATATGAAAAACCTAAAATTGTAGATGTGTAACAAGAGTCTGTCAATGCATGGCGACCACTGCTTAGCATGTATTGCAATTTATCAGCGACTAGAGagatggtttttt is a window from the Rhodamnia argentea isolate NSW1041297 chromosome 8, ASM2092103v1, whole genome shotgun sequence genome containing:
- the LOC115738145 gene encoding probable prefoldin subunit 5; protein product: MAAAKGGVAMELEKMSVEQLKAIKEQTDLEVNLLQDSLNNIRSATSRLESASSALHDLSLRPQGHPMLVPLTASLYVPGALDDSDKVLVDVGTGYFIEKTMAEGKDYCERKINLLKSNFDQLIEVASKKKCIADEAGAILQAKLKQLSPTS
- the LOC115738146 gene encoding E2F-associated phosphoprotein, whose amino-acid sequence is MEGDGKGDADKSPAYSQQTVSEDDEIDYSVKPEFYDPDLDDKDELWIEKRRKGHGTDAVLSCPACFTTLCLECQRHEKYITQYRAIFVMNCEVMKEKAQPPSIARPKSRKRGRGSATPDACPATASSETLKHVCCSICSTEVGVMDEEEIYHFYNVLPSES